A genomic stretch from Gopherus evgoodei ecotype Sinaloan lineage chromosome 18, rGopEvg1_v1.p, whole genome shotgun sequence includes:
- the RNF186 gene encoding E3 ubiquitin-protein ligase RNF186 encodes MEGSADKLHIENEPSSPGPSAADMDRLGCTKEEAADNDCPGFSSPIATELNNPDASKPPTSEMSCPNSIKHPVTVMDSPDSCKVLVSEMDHRCSSKASIADMDCLICFNRYNIYRRPKLLACQHAFCEVCLKLILQNEDNTWMIICPLCRKSTVVFGGLIRTLLDKEDIVGHLESPCPNAEIPLSPEGLHGTGGTHSSHATVCENQDIPSINQTAIQRLVLLLLLVVILIILVLPFVYTGLIKWILCLVLMLGLIMSLVLCCNPNFNCSSLGISVPFFHKKESHIVSIA; translated from the coding sequence ATGGAGGGATCGGCTGACAAGCTACACATAGAAAATGAACCAAGTTCTCCTGGACCATCAGCTGCAGACATGGACAGACTGGGATGCACTAAAGAAGAAGCTGCAGACAATGATTGTCCAGGCTTCTCTTCACCAATAGCCACTGAACTGAACAATCCAGATGCTTCTAAACCACCAACTTCAGAAATGAGCTGTCCAAACTCAATTAAGCATCCAGTGACAGTAATGGACTCTCCAGACTCCTGTAAAGTATTAGTTTCAGAGATGGACCACCGATGTTCATCCAAAGCATCAATTGCAGATATGGACTGCCTAATCTGCTTCAACAGGTATAACATTTACAGGAGACCTAAGCTCCTGGCTTGCCAACATGCCTTCTGTGAAGTCTGCCTCAAGCTCATTCTTCAGAACGAGGACAATACCTGGATGATCATCTGCCCTCTATGCAGAAAATCCACTGTTGTGTTTGGAGGGCTTATCCGCACCCTTCTTGATAAAGAAGATATCGTAGGCCATTTGGAAAGCCCTTGTCCAAATGCTGAGATACCCCTCTCTCCTGAAGGGCTACATGGCACTGGTGGTACTCACTCCAGCCATGCCACTGTCTGTGAAAACCAGGACATTCCCAGTATCAATCAAACAGCTATCCAAAGACTTGTGTTGCTCTTGCTGCTCGTGGTGATCCTGATCATCCTCGTACTCCCATTTGTGTACACTGGACTGATTAAATGGATCCTCTGCCTTGTGCTTATGCTGGGGTTGATCATGTCTTTGGTGCTTTGCTGCAACCCTAACTTCAACTGCAGCTCTTTGGGGATTTCAGTTCCCTTCTTCCACAAGAAAGAGAGCCACATTGTATCCATTGCCTGA